The Conexivisphaera calida genome includes a region encoding these proteins:
- a CDS encoding MFS transporter, with amino-acid sequence MGPELRLYASKGVRVYFSSLMSILAPIYLARLGLGPLMVGLGVVAIAAGNMASNVAITWLGLGRRRSLFLFASLMAVSGLLLASVEWIPAIYLALFLSNVSTTGTEAGPFQSIEAGVLPRLVDQRRRNRAFGAYNVVGYATSSVGALSSAIPYLSLSVSSMRTAFLGLTVSGAVMLAIYYGLRGIESDSTGAVRPGLASFRPHALRDLRNLSALFSMDAFGGGFVSQSVLSYWFYATYHTSLTSLGEIFAVANVITALSIYGASALADRIGNLRTMVYTHLLSNVFLVLVPVGGTITWAVSFLFLRQSMSQMDVPTRQAMMAELFEDRERVGANAITNTFRTVSSTVSPSVAGYMMSSGASWGPLWAGGFIKIAYDLSIYFSYRHRVK; translated from the coding sequence ATGGGGCCGGAGCTCAGGCTCTACGCGTCCAAGGGCGTCCGCGTCTACTTCTCCAGCCTGATGAGCATACTCGCCCCGATATACCTGGCCAGGCTGGGGCTCGGCCCCCTGATGGTGGGGCTGGGGGTCGTCGCGATAGCCGCGGGCAACATGGCATCCAACGTCGCGATCACGTGGCTGGGGCTGGGGAGGCGCAGGTCCCTCTTCCTGTTCGCATCCCTCATGGCGGTCTCCGGGCTGCTGCTTGCCTCGGTTGAGTGGATACCCGCCATATACCTGGCGCTCTTCCTGAGCAACGTGAGCACCACGGGGACGGAGGCCGGCCCCTTCCAGTCCATAGAGGCCGGGGTCCTGCCGAGGCTCGTGGATCAGCGCAGGAGGAACAGGGCGTTCGGCGCCTACAACGTGGTCGGCTACGCCACGTCATCGGTCGGGGCCCTCTCCTCCGCAATCCCCTACCTATCGCTCAGCGTCTCCTCGATGCGCACGGCTTTCCTGGGGCTCACGGTCTCCGGCGCCGTCATGCTCGCAATATACTACGGCCTGAGGGGAATAGAGTCCGACTCCACCGGAGCTGTGCGCCCCGGGCTGGCGTCCTTCAGGCCCCACGCCCTGCGCGACCTCAGGAACCTCTCCGCGCTGTTCTCAATGGACGCCTTCGGCGGGGGGTTCGTCTCCCAGTCGGTCCTCTCCTACTGGTTCTACGCCACCTATCACACGTCGCTCACGAGCCTGGGCGAGATCTTCGCGGTTGCGAACGTGATCACGGCGCTCTCAATCTACGGCGCCTCCGCGCTCGCGGACAGGATCGGCAACCTGCGCACGATGGTCTACACGCACCTGCTCTCCAACGTCTTCCTGGTCCTGGTGCCGGTCGGCGGCACGATAACGTGGGCGGTCTCCTTCCTGTTCCTGAGGCAGAGCATGTCCCAGATGGACGTGCCCACCAGGCAGGCCATGATGGCGGAGCTCTTCGAGGACAGGGAGAGGGTGGGCGCGAACGCGATCACGAACACGTTCCGCACGGTGAGCTCCACGGTGAGCCCCTCGGTCGCCGGGTACATGATGTCCTCCGGCGCCTCGTGGGGTCCGCTCTGGGCCGGCGGGTTCATAAAGATAGCTTACGATCTGTCGATATACTTCTCGTACAGGCATCGCGTTAAGTAG
- the sucC gene encoding ADP-forming succinate--CoA ligase subunit beta — protein sequence MRLYEYEGKLLFSKAGMKIPGQTLLRTPEDAERAAPGAKYPVVLKAQVLVGGRGKAGGVKVAKNPEEFVRYAKEILGMTIKGEKVVAVLAADYVQIDRELYLSIIVDRSTRKYMILHSDKGGIDIEEVARQSPEHIFRTPFDPFVGVKEYHAREVTRNLGLDKSFIPIVLDMLRRMHEGVMLHYNADLVEINPLAVSGSTLVPVDAKVTIDDNAPEQVVSELKEVLGRDPSEGEVHEFNYVKLDGYVGIIGNGAGLTMATMDEVQYFGGKPADFLDIGGGAERDIVMDATKLLLSDPDVKAIFVNILGGITRCDEVASGIVEALNKSGSKKPIVIRLVGTNEEEGRRILEKAGISYYTEMDEAARAAVKAAGVAM from the coding sequence ATGAGGCTGTACGAGTACGAGGGAAAGTTGCTCTTCTCGAAGGCCGGGATGAAGATACCCGGTCAGACGCTTCTGAGGACCCCCGAGGACGCGGAGCGCGCCGCCCCCGGCGCCAAGTACCCGGTTGTGCTCAAGGCGCAGGTCCTGGTGGGCGGCAGGGGTAAGGCCGGCGGAGTCAAGGTGGCGAAGAACCCGGAGGAGTTTGTCCGGTACGCGAAGGAGATACTCGGGATGACCATAAAGGGGGAGAAGGTGGTCGCGGTCCTGGCGGCGGACTACGTCCAGATAGACCGCGAGCTCTACCTCTCCATAATAGTCGACAGGTCCACCCGGAAGTACATGATACTGCACTCCGACAAGGGGGGAATTGACATAGAGGAGGTCGCCCGGCAGTCGCCGGAGCACATCTTCAGGACGCCGTTCGATCCGTTCGTGGGCGTGAAGGAGTACCACGCGCGCGAGGTCACCAGGAACCTGGGCCTGGACAAGTCCTTCATACCGATCGTGCTGGACATGCTGAGGAGGATGCACGAGGGAGTCATGCTGCACTACAACGCGGACCTTGTGGAGATAAATCCGCTGGCCGTCAGCGGATCCACGCTCGTCCCGGTGGACGCGAAGGTCACGATAGACGACAACGCGCCGGAGCAGGTGGTCTCCGAGCTGAAGGAGGTCCTGGGCAGGGACCCCAGCGAGGGCGAGGTGCACGAGTTCAACTACGTGAAGCTCGACGGGTACGTCGGGATAATAGGGAACGGCGCCGGGCTGACGATGGCGACGATGGACGAGGTCCAGTACTTCGGCGGGAAGCCCGCGGACTTCCTCGACATCGGAGGGGGCGCGGAGAGGGACATAGTGATGGACGCGACGAAGCTCCTCCTCTCGGATCCTGACGTGAAGGCGATATTCGTCAACATACTGGGCGGCATAACCAGGTGCGACGAGGTGGCATCCGGGATAGTGGAGGCGCTGAACAAGTCCGGGTCGAAGAAGCCCATAGTGATAAGGCTCGTGGGGACGAACGAGGAGGAGGGAAGGAGGATACTGGAGAAGGCGGGGATATCGTACTACACGGAGATGGACGAGGCGGCTCGCGCCGCCGTGAAGGCAGCGGGGGTGGCGATGTGA